AGACATCGAAACTCTCAAATCGGCGCTTAAAGATTTTGATGTCCAATTTGGAGCATATAGCCATTGTGCCGGCAGGACAAGAGAAGTTTCTGATGAAATTGAATGGTTGGGAAGGCTTACGAATTAAGTACTATTTTTTAAACGCTCCCAAAATTTGAGATATTATTCCTGTCACAGGTGGTGTGTTAGTAACCCCTTCATATTTCTGAGCCTTCTCTTTTGTTCTTTTCCCGAAGTAAGAGTTTACTATACCTGCGGGAACACCAATAACAGCCAGAATCAACGGCCATGCCTTAGCTATTGAATCAATCATCTCTGAGTCACTTGTAATTATTGCATATCCTACCGAGCTTAAAGTAACAACCACACCAAAACCAATAAGAACAGATTGTTCTCTCGCAATCTTGGGGCGGGTTGTATGCCCTGTTTTATCAACCTCCGCAAGAGCAGAAACAACATTCGTCCAACCTTTTATTTCTTCTATTTCAACATCAAGCTTTTTTTCAAGCAGGCTTATTCTCTGTTCAGGTGGTAAAGACGCAATCGCTTTTTCAGCATCTGCTCCAGTTGAACTTTCAGAGAGTCTTTTATCTGACGGCAGGACGTCATTAATAAGATCAAAAGCAACTCCCGAGAAAGGCGGAAATGCATTTTTTAATATAGAACCACCAGCTTTTTTTAATACTGAACTAATATCCATCAATAACACTCCCTTATTGTTAAGTTAAATGTGTCAACGTCTTTCATTATCTCCATAAATTTCTTAAATGTTGCCCCTGAATTTAGTATAGCTCTATTGCCTTGTAGTTTACCGAAGTATTGAGCGAGGAGCACACAGCCAGCTGTCGAGGCGACAAAATTTCCGCTATGAAAAAGAACATGACTCCTCCCAGGCACATCAACAATTTCAAAAGTTTCTCCAAATTGAGGAGAGCGTATTTTTATGCATTGATACTGTTGCGCTGGAATACTGGATACGTTTCGCTCATTAAGTAAGTCTGGTCTCTCAAGTGTAACACAAAAAACC
Above is a window of Caldisericota bacterium DNA encoding:
- a CDS encoding DUF5675 family protein, which encodes MELIPTVRLIRLEESSQGTFGVLLICSQVFCVTLERPDLLNERNVSSIPAQQYQCIKIRSPQFGETFEIVDVPGRSHVLFHSGNFVASTAGCVLLAQYFGKLQGNRAILNSGATFKKFMEIMKDVDTFNLTIRECY